From Halapricum desulfuricans, a single genomic window includes:
- a CDS encoding polymer-forming cytoskeletal protein: MLFRSDPLDELSIPDGTTVEEHDLVTDGDVLVGGQSTVEFGVRGRNVIAGERVRFGGHIEAEGDCRLDMWCDVADNVLVGEDAYLGERVHVGGQLKVAGDIDIGDDVDIEEGFEANGWIVIRNPMPTIVFLFVYLGQLLRIGEEEAAENTLSELLDTDREDDPIVIPRGATVGDDAWRVSTPARMGDDCRIHGNIRAADVTVGRDNVIFGSLRSKGDIVVGRGSDVKGNVTTRNGDVAVGPGVKIWGDIAAENVQLHENATVDGTIRASGEIQLHTDAVLDGPDEDAEAMAEMAAEMEGASAPVAGDGVAEDGSEEDASAGAEPDDGESAADESSEDEPNDEPAEGDPAEVESESAVDESSKDRPGGDVPDDSVSEGETDRESDADAATERPETTGDGPDGDHPDPAT, from the coding sequence GTGCTGTTCCGCTCGGACCCACTGGACGAACTGTCGATTCCAGACGGCACGACCGTCGAAGAACACGACCTCGTGACCGACGGGGACGTGCTGGTCGGCGGCCAGTCGACGGTCGAGTTCGGGGTCCGCGGGCGAAACGTGATCGCCGGCGAGCGCGTTCGCTTCGGCGGGCACATCGAGGCCGAAGGCGACTGCCGGCTGGACATGTGGTGTGACGTGGCGGACAACGTGCTGGTCGGTGAGGACGCCTATCTGGGCGAGCGAGTCCACGTCGGCGGCCAGCTGAAGGTCGCGGGCGACATCGACATCGGCGACGACGTCGACATCGAGGAGGGCTTCGAGGCCAACGGCTGGATCGTCATCCGCAATCCCATGCCGACGATCGTCTTCCTGTTCGTCTATCTCGGCCAACTGCTGCGGATCGGCGAGGAAGAAGCCGCCGAGAATACGCTCTCGGAGCTACTCGATACCGACCGGGAGGACGACCCGATCGTGATCCCGCGCGGCGCGACCGTCGGCGACGACGCCTGGCGCGTCTCCACGCCCGCGCGGATGGGTGACGACTGCCGGATCCACGGCAACATCCGCGCCGCGGACGTGACGGTCGGACGGGACAACGTGATCTTCGGGAGCCTGCGGTCGAAAGGCGACATCGTCGTCGGACGTGGCAGCGACGTCAAGGGCAACGTGACCACCCGCAACGGGGACGTCGCGGTCGGCCCCGGCGTGAAGATCTGGGGCGATATCGCGGCCGAGAACGTCCAACTCCACGAGAACGCCACCGTCGACGGGACGATCCGCGCCAGCGGGGAGATCCAGCTACACACCGATGCCGTGCTGGACGGTCCCGACGAGGACGCCGAGGCGATGGCCGAGATGGCCGCCGAGATGGAGGGCGCGTCGGCTCCGGTCGCCGGGGACGGAGTAGCCGAAGACGGATCTGAAGAAGACGCGTCCGCTGGAGCCGAGCCGGACGATGGTGAGTCGGCCGCAGACGAATCGAGCGAAGACGAACCGAACGACGAGCCTGCCGAAGGCGATCCTGCTGAAGTCGAGAGTGAGTCCGCCGTGGACGAATCCAGCAAGGATCGGCCCGGTGGGGACGTGCCCGACGACAGCGTCTCCGAGGGCGAGACTGACCGGGAATCGGACGCCGACGCAGCTACAGAGCGACCGGAGACGACCGGAGACGGCCCCGACGGCGACCACCCCGATCCTGCCACCTGA
- a CDS encoding universal stress protein, protein MAVEIDTVLVPVDDTEEAERAVEYAVAIAQRYGASIHILHIVDDSVARAIQRDEIDADAVAEEHRAFMAAVRELTRDADGDVEATQSSAAGFSAERLSQHPVNVVLDSAEEIGADMIVVPRESTSDAPGAMLGKVAQHVLSYASQPVLSV, encoded by the coding sequence ATGGCCGTCGAAATCGACACTGTGCTCGTCCCCGTCGACGACACCGAGGAGGCCGAACGTGCCGTCGAATACGCTGTCGCGATCGCCCAGCGCTACGGTGCGAGCATCCACATCCTGCACATCGTCGACGACTCCGTGGCGCGCGCCATCCAGCGCGACGAGATCGACGCCGATGCCGTCGCCGAGGAGCACCGCGCGTTCATGGCCGCGGTACGAGAGCTAACCAGAGACGCCGACGGCGATGTCGAGGCGACTCAGTCGTCCGCTGCCGGCTTCTCGGCGGAGCGGCTCAGCCAACATCCCGTCAACGTCGTCCTGGATTCGGCCGAGGAGATCGGTGCCGACATGATCGTCGTACCTCGGGAGAGTACCAGCGACGCCCCCGGAGCGATGCTCGGCAAGGTCGCCCAGCACGTCCTCTCGTACGCGAGCCAGCCCGTCCTGTCTGTATAG
- a CDS encoding beta-ketoacyl-ACP reductase: MTAKTCVVTGSSSGIGRAIAERFGEDGHNVVVNYRSSREGAEQTAATVEAAGGTALIAQADVTDIEAVQRMGDRVHREFGQVDVLVNNAGINQDVKFTEMSHEEWDTVLDVHLDGAFHATQTFYDDLAAAAEGRLINISSIIGKGGNFGQANYATAKAGMFGFTRTLALELAPKGSTANCVAPGFISTRMVEALPEHVKDGIREDTPLGRLGTPEEIAEIVAFLASDRSSFITGEVIDANGGKDL, from the coding sequence ATGACAGCGAAAACCTGTGTCGTTACGGGATCTTCGAGCGGGATCGGTCGGGCCATCGCCGAGCGGTTCGGCGAGGACGGACACAACGTCGTGGTGAACTACAGGAGTTCCAGAGAGGGGGCCGAACAGACCGCCGCTACTGTCGAAGCGGCGGGAGGCACGGCGTTGATCGCCCAGGCTGACGTGACCGATATCGAGGCCGTCCAGCGAATGGGCGACAGAGTCCACAGGGAGTTCGGACAGGTCGACGTACTGGTGAACAACGCCGGGATCAACCAGGACGTCAAGTTCACCGAGATGTCCCACGAGGAGTGGGATACCGTCCTCGACGTGCATCTCGACGGTGCGTTCCACGCCACCCAGACGTTCTACGACGACCTGGCCGCTGCAGCGGAGGGGCGGCTGATCAACATCTCCAGCATCATCGGCAAGGGCGGCAACTTCGGGCAGGCCAACTACGCGACGGCCAAGGCCGGCATGTTCGGGTTCACACGGACGCTCGCGCTCGAACTCGCACCCAAGGGCTCGACTGCCAACTGCGTCGCGCCCGGCTTCATTTCCACCAGGATGGTCGAAGCGCTTCCCGAGCACGTCAAAGACGGGATCCGGGAGGATACGCCACTCGGCCGACTGGGCACTCCCGAGGAAATCGCGGAGATCGTCGCGTTTCTGGCGAGCGACCGGTCGTCGTTCATCACCGGCGAGGTTATCGACGCCAACGGCGGCAAAGATCTGTAA
- a CDS encoding OsmC family protein, giving the protein MSEADHIEQFAVSAASESETKTVVEAREFEFVVDEPTELGGTNDGPNPVEYLIGAWAGCLNVVVHTVGEERGIEIGDVEIGIEGDLDPRKFLGVTDDGRAGYRELRVDVEIESDADQGALDAFAAAVEARCPVGDNIANPTPTEVTVDASA; this is encoded by the coding sequence ATGAGCGAAGCAGACCACATCGAACAGTTCGCGGTTTCGGCCGCGAGTGAGAGCGAAACGAAAACCGTCGTCGAGGCGCGCGAATTCGAGTTCGTCGTCGACGAGCCCACCGAACTCGGGGGGACGAACGACGGTCCGAATCCCGTGGAGTACCTCATCGGGGCGTGGGCGGGCTGTCTCAACGTCGTCGTGCACACCGTCGGCGAGGAGCGCGGGATCGAGATCGGTGACGTCGAGATCGGGATCGAGGGCGACCTCGACCCCAGAAAGTTCCTCGGTGTTACCGACGACGGGAGAGCCGGATACCGGGAATTGCGAGTCGACGTCGAAATCGAGTCCGACGCGGATCAAGGGGCCCTGGATGCGTTCGCTGCGGCCGTCGAAGCGCGCTGTCCCGTCGGTGACAACATCGCGAACCCGACGCCGACCGAGGTCACGGTCGACGCCTCCGCGTAG
- a CDS encoding GNAT family N-acetyltransferase, producing MTVNRTYPDEPAGEFPSPPRTITDKNDREIEIRSAGLDDREALVEMYTAFDPADRAQGIPPVKEYAIDNWLDTVLAADCLNVIAWDGDDAVGHSMLVPDDSEGYELAIFVLNTHQGAGIGTELLQTLLGHTQRADIETVWLTVERWNEPAIELYKKVGFEICGTESFEIEMSIRLH from the coding sequence ATGACTGTCAACCGAACCTACCCCGACGAGCCGGCCGGTGAGTTCCCGTCGCCCCCGCGGACGATCACTGACAAGAACGACCGGGAGATCGAGATCCGTTCCGCCGGGCTGGACGACCGAGAGGCGCTCGTGGAGATGTACACGGCATTTGACCCTGCCGATCGCGCTCAGGGGATCCCGCCGGTCAAGGAGTATGCCATCGACAACTGGCTCGACACGGTACTGGCAGCGGACTGTCTGAACGTCATCGCCTGGGACGGGGACGACGCTGTCGGCCACTCGATGCTCGTTCCCGACGACAGTGAGGGCTACGAGCTGGCGATATTCGTGCTCAATACACACCAGGGCGCCGGCATCGGCACCGAACTGCTGCAGACGCTGCTGGGCCACACACAACGAGCGGATATCGAGACCGTCTGGCTGACCGTCGAGCGGTGGAACGAACCGGCGATCGAACTCTACAAGAAGGTCGGCTTCGAGATCTGCGGCACCGAGAGCTTCGAGATCGAGATGTCGATCCGCCTCCATTGA
- a CDS encoding DUF5806 family protein produces MTETPSGDDAPENADPTGTDAAGDPSVTAESGSDDPDRDVPEDVQKYDRFKKIDGSTYDRANDFLRERTYITAREWAIARLCADFRTETGVEMTKIGENLPELVPFMTDTYSPQAVNQARASFEEKVRKAGATFLYGAMCDFFTAEELDDVMYEATEVAKFLLEVEGVDLAVEDELEAEDRISSVMRDVREQSAALRHDEVTCPECGHEFEAGD; encoded by the coding sequence ATGACAGAGACACCATCAGGGGACGACGCACCCGAGAACGCGGATCCGACAGGTACGGACGCCGCCGGCGATCCGTCCGTCACAGCCGAGTCGGGAAGCGACGACCCCGATCGAGACGTACCCGAGGACGTACAGAAGTACGATCGATTCAAGAAGATCGACGGCTCGACCTACGACCGCGCGAACGATTTTCTGCGCGAGCGAACCTACATCACGGCCCGCGAGTGGGCGATCGCCCGGCTCTGTGCCGATTTCCGGACTGAAACTGGTGTCGAAATGACGAAGATCGGCGAGAACCTGCCCGAGCTGGTCCCTTTCATGACCGATACCTACTCGCCGCAGGCAGTCAATCAGGCTCGGGCATCCTTCGAAGAGAAGGTCCGCAAGGCCGGTGCGACCTTCCTCTACGGAGCGATGTGTGACTTCTTCACCGCCGAGGAGCTGGACGACGTGATGTACGAGGCGACCGAGGTCGCGAAGTTCCTGCTCGAAGTCGAGGGCGTCGATCTGGCCGTCGAGGACGAACTCGAGGCCGAAGACCGTATTTCGAGCGTGATGCGTGACGTGCGCGAGCAGTCCGCTGCGCTCCGTCACGACGAGGTGACGTGCCCAGAGTGTGGTCACGAGTTCGAAGCCGGCGACTAG
- a CDS encoding DHH family phosphoesterase, with protein sequence MNADLIDDESLSLERKSVLPGEGFFRPDDLTRTEQKQEVEDALADADTVVIADPDADGLACVALVRATRGDAALVPASPHELQQRLAWTAEYLDPGADVFICDLCPDRADDIEALDTLAERAGESRWFDHHQWNDDLSELVGAAGVELVVGESDEECSADVALRELDHEFDEALVDLVAVTRDHDLWIREDPRSDDLADFSHWSEPEEYLAAVSEHGADLPADVEQYLKEKRVEKEALIEKAIERAQLREIGPWTVGVTYGRCSQNEVAEALRERGADAAVIVKPAGSASLRGTESFERCHEVAEQVNGGGHPRAAGCKPDIYDDMLDYAHHWTTQGAVAKRAIIDAFDRIAEE encoded by the coding sequence ATGAACGCTGATCTCATCGACGACGAGTCGCTGTCGCTGGAGCGCAAGTCAGTGCTCCCCGGAGAGGGGTTCTTCCGACCGGACGACCTCACGCGGACCGAACAGAAGCAGGAGGTCGAGGACGCGCTCGCGGACGCCGACACGGTCGTCATAGCTGACCCTGACGCCGACGGGCTGGCTTGCGTCGCGCTCGTTCGAGCCACGCGTGGCGACGCTGCGCTCGTCCCCGCGAGTCCCCACGAACTCCAGCAGCGGCTCGCCTGGACGGCGGAGTATCTCGATCCCGGAGCGGACGTTTTCATCTGTGATCTCTGTCCGGACCGGGCCGACGACATCGAGGCGCTCGACACGCTGGCCGAGAGGGCGGGCGAGAGCCGCTGGTTCGACCATCACCAGTGGAACGACGACCTCTCCGAGCTCGTGGGGGCCGCCGGCGTCGAGCTGGTTGTCGGCGAGTCCGACGAGGAATGTTCGGCCGATGTCGCGCTGCGCGAGCTCGATCACGAATTCGACGAGGCACTGGTCGATCTGGTCGCGGTCACTCGCGATCACGACCTCTGGATCCGCGAGGATCCCCGAAGCGACGATCTGGCGGATTTCTCCCACTGGAGCGAACCCGAAGAGTACCTTGCGGCCGTCAGCGAACACGGCGCTGACCTGCCGGCCGATGTCGAGCAGTATCTGAAGGAGAAACGCGTCGAGAAGGAGGCGCTGATCGAGAAGGCAATCGAGCGCGCTCAGTTGCGGGAGATCGGCCCCTGGACTGTCGGCGTGACCTACGGCCGCTGTTCGCAAAACGAGGTCGCCGAGGCGCTGCGTGAACGGGGGGCCGACGCCGCCGTAATCGTCAAACCCGCGGGGAGTGCGAGTCTGCGCGGGACCGAGTCGTTCGAGCGGTGCCACGAGGTGGCCGAACAGGTCAACGGCGGCGGCCACCCCCGCGCGGCGGGCTGTAAACCCGACATCTACGACGACATGCTCGATTACGCGCATCACTGGACGACACAGGGAGCGGTGGCGAAGCGGGCGATAATCGACGCGTTCGATCGGATCGCGGAGGAGTAG
- a CDS encoding universal stress protein translates to MFETVVLATDGSESAARAVTLAFDLADRFDATIHTLYVVDETEVETSPEAVRDDLRTALRARGEEALSEIDAQDDTVTTAVREGDPASEICNYTAEVDADLIVTGTRGRHGDHSFLLGSVAEAVVRRSPVPVLTARQLDPDEQRDVPVPGETGA, encoded by the coding sequence ATGTTCGAGACAGTCGTGCTCGCGACCGACGGGTCGGAAAGCGCCGCCCGGGCCGTCACGCTCGCGTTCGACCTCGCAGACCGATTCGACGCGACGATCCACACGCTCTACGTCGTCGACGAAACGGAGGTCGAGACGTCGCCGGAGGCCGTGCGTGACGACCTCCGTACCGCCCTCCGGGCCCGCGGCGAGGAAGCACTCTCCGAAATCGACGCGCAGGACGACACCGTGACCACGGCGGTTCGAGAGGGCGATCCCGCCAGTGAGATCTGCAACTACACGGCAGAGGTCGATGCGGATCTCATCGTCACAGGCACGCGTGGCCGCCACGGAGACCACTCGTTCCTGCTCGGTAGCGTCGCCGAGGCAGTCGTTCGCCGGTCGCCTGTGCCGGTGCTGACGGCCCGACAGCTCGACCCCGACGAACAACGTGACGTACCGGTACCCGGCGAGACGGGGGCCTGA
- a CDS encoding DUF7331 family protein, which produces MSNRVNAAGESDRAATPETMTGAETIEAYEDSGTVVFYDAENPLAWVESDSAVALEDAI; this is translated from the coding sequence ATGTCGAACCGCGTCAACGCAGCAGGAGAGTCGGATCGTGCGGCAACCCCCGAGACGATGACCGGCGCGGAGACAATCGAAGCCTACGAGGACAGCGGCACCGTAGTGTTTTACGACGCGGAGAACCCACTCGCCTGGGTCGAATCGGATTCGGCGGTCGCGCTAGAGGACGCCATCTGA
- a CDS encoding DUF5800 family protein: MTVLSFDEQGVDVIYEGHEFRLEKSLIEDAIGKSYPDVTDHEVLKIVETEPSLSGEPQRIGQLLD; this comes from the coding sequence ATGACAGTTCTTTCGTTCGACGAGCAGGGTGTCGACGTGATCTACGAGGGCCACGAGTTCCGCCTAGAGAAGTCGCTCATCGAGGACGCTATCGGGAAGTCCTACCCCGACGTGACCGACCACGAGGTGCTCAAGATCGTCGAAACGGAGCCGTCCCTGTCGGGCGAACCTCAGCGGATCGGTCAACTGCTCGATTAG
- a CDS encoding universal stress protein, with protein sequence MNVLLGHDGSEESWKAFRQTIERAEAAGDDVSIAIYDDTAVEATPAEIEQRIRSELEGHGVDTEIRHIDGHVAGTLVEIVDGEDFDRLVIAGGNRSTLGKIQLGSVAEFVVLNSETPVTLVR encoded by the coding sequence ATGAACGTGTTGCTGGGCCACGACGGGAGCGAGGAGTCCTGGAAGGCCTTTCGACAGACGATCGAACGGGCCGAGGCCGCCGGCGACGACGTTTCGATCGCGATCTACGACGACACCGCGGTCGAAGCCACACCTGCTGAGATCGAGCAGCGGATACGGTCGGAGCTCGAAGGTCACGGCGTCGATACCGAGATCCGTCACATCGACGGTCACGTCGCGGGGACGCTCGTCGAAATCGTCGACGGCGAGGACTTCGATCGACTGGTTATCGCCGGAGGGAACCGAAGCACGCTCGGCAAGATCCAGCTCGGGAGCGTCGCCGAGTTCGTCGTCCTCAACTCCGAAACCCCGGTGACCCTCGTTCGATGA
- a CDS encoding DUF7322 domain-containing protein, with protein sequence MFDGSDEQSPHEPDEFDPDSLGPGGFDTDSLGPEVPSAPDPPESDDADPAVRGLFWWLVLLANVALLAASLGVMFVAFQGWWALGTQFTLAGAILGLYVYYRVKRFQSD encoded by the coding sequence ATGTTCGACGGGTCCGACGAGCAGTCACCACACGAACCCGACGAGTTCGACCCGGACTCGCTCGGGCCCGGCGGGTTCGACACGGATTCACTCGGGCCTGAGGTGCCCAGTGCACCTGATCCACCGGAGAGCGACGACGCCGACCCGGCGGTTCGCGGGCTGTTCTGGTGGCTCGTTCTCCTGGCGAACGTCGCGCTGTTGGCCGCCAGCCTCGGGGTCATGTTCGTCGCCTTCCAGGGCTGGTGGGCGCTCGGGACACAATTCACGCTCGCGGGCGCGATTCTCGGGCTCTACGTCTATTATCGAGTCAAACGATTCCAATCAGACTGA